In the Telopea speciosissima isolate NSW1024214 ecotype Mountain lineage chromosome 2, Tspe_v1, whole genome shotgun sequence genome, one interval contains:
- the LOC122652658 gene encoding 16.9 kDa class I heat shock protein 1-like yields MKAMTLWVFLIVAMGFCASAASFFPSGGKPWASFEYPFRPQYEGDRTGRMYMNQHATQISDRSEIVSNCKETPEAYVYTLEIPGLKKEDVKVEVEDGFLRIKGEEKKSEKQNGEVHWSYRQFWKQIPITDDANSDDIHTDVTDGILTITVPIRHQKGKSHMD; encoded by the exons atgaaggCGATGACCTTGTGGGTGTTTCTCATCGTCGCAATGGGCTTCTGCGCTTCTGCggcttctttttttccttcggGAGGAAAACCATGGGCGTCTTTCGAGTATCCGTTCAGGCCTCAATATGAAGGCGATCGTACAGGTCGCATGTATATGAACCAGCATGCGACCCAGATCTCAGATCGATCTGAGATCGTATCAAACTGCAAGGAGACACCGGAAGCTTATGTTTATACTCTGGAAATTCCCG GTTTGAAGAAAGAGGACGTAAAGGTTGAAGTTGAGGATGGATTTCTAAGGATCAAAGGCgaggagaagaaatcagagaagCAAAATGGTGAGGTGCATTGGTCGTATAGGCAGTTCTGGAAgcaaatccccatcacagatgaTGCTAATTCAGACGATATACACACGGACGTCACAGATGGTATCCTCACCATTACTGTTCCTATACGCCATCAAAAGGGAAAGTCTCACATGGACTGA
- the LOC122652652 gene encoding E3 ubiquitin-protein ligase CCNB1IP1 homolog isoform X3: MRCNACWRELEGRAITTTCGHLLCTEDASKILSNDAACPICDQVLSKSLMKPVEINPNDEWTNMAMAGLSPQILMKSAYRSVMFFIGQKELEMQYKMNKIVAQCRQKCETMQEKFTEKLEQVHTAYQKMAKSCQMMEQQIESLSKDKQELQEKFSEKSRQKRKLDEMYDQLRSEYESLKRSAIQPASNFYPRAEPDLFASPANMMDNRDPLRQDRPVFTPETPGPREDVWPQARQKNSNSGNFDVCGSPPAKQPSTYREAGNRRPGGRPLFGAGVGAGSGAGAGTGGSNPSMTLRNLILSPMKRPQLSRSSRPQMFTF, from the exons ATGAGGTGCAATGCATGCTGGCGTGAACTGGAAGGGCGTGCGATAACAACCACCTGCGGTCACCTCTTGT GTACTGAAGATGCAAGCAAGATCCTCAGCAATGATGCAGCATGCCCCATTTGTGATCAAGTGCTCTCTAAAAG TCTTATGAAGCCTGTGGAAATCAATCCAAATGATGAATGGACAAAT ATGGCCATGGCTGGACTATCTCCACAGATCT TGATGAAGAGTGCATACCGAAGTGTAATGTTCTTCATTGGGCAGAAGGAACTGGAGATGCAATACAAGATGAACAAAATAGTAGCACAGTGTCGGCAGAAATGCGAGACCATGCAAGAAAAGTTCACTGAAAAACTGGAGCAGGTACATACAGCATACCAAAAAATGGCCAAAAGTTGCCAAATGATGGAGCAGCAGATTGAGAGTTTATCCAAGGATAAGCAAGAACTCCAAGAAAAGTTTTCCGAGAAATCCAG ACAGAAGAGAAAACTTGATGAGATGTATGACCAGTTAAGAAGTGAGTATGAGTCATTAAAACGATCAGCAATCCAACCTGCCAGCAATTTCTATCCTAGAGCCGAACCTGACCTATTCGCAAGTCCAGCTAATATGATGGATAACAGAGATCCCCTCAGACAAG ATCGACCGGTTTTCACTCCTGAAACTCCAGGGCCCAGAGAGGATGTGTGGCCTCAGGCAAGACAGAAGAACTCCAACTCTGGTAATTTTGATGTTTGTGGTAGCCCTCCAGCAAAACAACCATCGACTTACCGTGAAGCTGGCAATAGAAGGCCTGGTGGTCGCCCTCTTTTTGGGGCTGGGGTTGGGGCTGGGTCAGGGGCAGGGGCAGGGACTGGAGGTAGTAACCCTTCCATGACTTTACGAAATCTCATTCTCTCACCAATGAAGCGACCTCAGCTCTCTCGTAGCAGTCGTCCTCAAATGTTCAC GTTCTAG
- the LOC122652652 gene encoding E3 ubiquitin-protein ligase CCNB1IP1 homolog isoform X5, protein MRCNACWRELEGRAITTTCGHLLCTEDASKILSNDAACPICDQVLSKSLMKPVEINPNDEWTNMAMAGLSPQILMKSAYRSVMFFIGQKELEMQYKMNKIVAQCRQKCETMQEKFTEKLEQVHTAYQKMAKSCQMMEQQIESLSKDKQELQEKFSEKSRQKRKLDEMYDQLRSEYESLKRSAIQPASNFYPRAEPDLFASPANMMDNRDPLRQGPREDVWPQARQKNSNSGNFDVCGSPPAKQPSTYREAGNRRPGGRPLFGAGVGAGSGAGAGTGGSNPSMTLRNLILSPMKRPQLSRSSRPQMFTF, encoded by the exons ATGAGGTGCAATGCATGCTGGCGTGAACTGGAAGGGCGTGCGATAACAACCACCTGCGGTCACCTCTTGT GTACTGAAGATGCAAGCAAGATCCTCAGCAATGATGCAGCATGCCCCATTTGTGATCAAGTGCTCTCTAAAAG TCTTATGAAGCCTGTGGAAATCAATCCAAATGATGAATGGACAAAT ATGGCCATGGCTGGACTATCTCCACAGATCT TGATGAAGAGTGCATACCGAAGTGTAATGTTCTTCATTGGGCAGAAGGAACTGGAGATGCAATACAAGATGAACAAAATAGTAGCACAGTGTCGGCAGAAATGCGAGACCATGCAAGAAAAGTTCACTGAAAAACTGGAGCAGGTACATACAGCATACCAAAAAATGGCCAAAAGTTGCCAAATGATGGAGCAGCAGATTGAGAGTTTATCCAAGGATAAGCAAGAACTCCAAGAAAAGTTTTCCGAGAAATCCAG ACAGAAGAGAAAACTTGATGAGATGTATGACCAGTTAAGAAGTGAGTATGAGTCATTAAAACGATCAGCAATCCAACCTGCCAGCAATTTCTATCCTAGAGCCGAACCTGACCTATTCGCAAGTCCAGCTAATATGATGGATAACAGAGATCCCCTCAGACAAG GGCCCAGAGAGGATGTGTGGCCTCAGGCAAGACAGAAGAACTCCAACTCTGGTAATTTTGATGTTTGTGGTAGCCCTCCAGCAAAACAACCATCGACTTACCGTGAAGCTGGCAATAGAAGGCCTGGTGGTCGCCCTCTTTTTGGGGCTGGGGTTGGGGCTGGGTCAGGGGCAGGGGCAGGGACTGGAGGTAGTAACCCTTCCATGACTTTACGAAATCTCATTCTCTCACCAATGAAGCGACCTCAGCTCTCTCGTAGCAGTCGTCCTCAAATGTTCAC GTTCTAG
- the LOC122652652 gene encoding E3 ubiquitin-protein ligase CCNB1IP1 homolog isoform X2: MRCNACWRELEGRAITTTCGHLLCTEDASKILSNDAACPICDQVLSKSLMKPVEINPNDEWTNMAMAGLSPQILMKSAYRSVMFFIGQKELEMQYKMNKIVAQCRQKCETMQEKFTEKLEQVHTAYQKMAKSCQMMEQQIESLSKDKQELQEKFSEKSRQKRKLDEMYDQLRSEYESLKRSAIQPASNFYPRAEPDLFASPANMMDNRDPLRQVDLFVADRPVFTPETPGPREDVWPQARQKNSNSGNFDVCGSPPAKQPSTYREAGNRRPGGRPLFGAGVGAGSGAGAGTGGSNPSMTLRNLILSPMKRPQLSRSSRPQMFT, from the exons ATGAGGTGCAATGCATGCTGGCGTGAACTGGAAGGGCGTGCGATAACAACCACCTGCGGTCACCTCTTGT GTACTGAAGATGCAAGCAAGATCCTCAGCAATGATGCAGCATGCCCCATTTGTGATCAAGTGCTCTCTAAAAG TCTTATGAAGCCTGTGGAAATCAATCCAAATGATGAATGGACAAAT ATGGCCATGGCTGGACTATCTCCACAGATCT TGATGAAGAGTGCATACCGAAGTGTAATGTTCTTCATTGGGCAGAAGGAACTGGAGATGCAATACAAGATGAACAAAATAGTAGCACAGTGTCGGCAGAAATGCGAGACCATGCAAGAAAAGTTCACTGAAAAACTGGAGCAGGTACATACAGCATACCAAAAAATGGCCAAAAGTTGCCAAATGATGGAGCAGCAGATTGAGAGTTTATCCAAGGATAAGCAAGAACTCCAAGAAAAGTTTTCCGAGAAATCCAG ACAGAAGAGAAAACTTGATGAGATGTATGACCAGTTAAGAAGTGAGTATGAGTCATTAAAACGATCAGCAATCCAACCTGCCAGCAATTTCTATCCTAGAGCCGAACCTGACCTATTCGCAAGTCCAGCTAATATGATGGATAACAGAGATCCCCTCAGACAAG TTGATTTATTTGTTGCAGATCGACCGGTTTTCACTCCTGAAACTCCAGGGCCCAGAGAGGATGTGTGGCCTCAGGCAAGACAGAAGAACTCCAACTCTGGTAATTTTGATGTTTGTGGTAGCCCTCCAGCAAAACAACCATCGACTTACCGTGAAGCTGGCAATAGAAGGCCTGGTGGTCGCCCTCTTTTTGGGGCTGGGGTTGGGGCTGGGTCAGGGGCAGGGGCAGGGACTGGAGGTAGTAACCCTTCCATGACTTTACGAAATCTCATTCTCTCACCAATGAAGCGACCTCAGCTCTCTCGTAGCAGTCGTCCTCAAATGTTCACGTAA
- the LOC122652652 gene encoding E3 ubiquitin-protein ligase CCNB1IP1 homolog isoform X4 produces MRCNACWRELEGRAITTTCGHLLCTEDASKILSNDAACPICDQVLSKSLMKPVEINPNDEWTNMAMAGLSPQILMKSAYRSVMFFIGQKELEMQYKMNKIVAQCRQKCETMQEKFTEKLEQVHTAYQKMAKSCQMMEQQIESLSKDKQELQEKFSEKSRQKRKLDEMYDQLRSEYESLKRSAIQPASNFYPRAEPDLFASPANMMDNRDPLRQDRPVFTPETPGPREDVWPQARQKNSNSGNFDVCGSPPAKQPSTYREAGNRRPGGRPLFGAGVGAGSGAGAGTGGSNPSMTLRNLILSPMKRPQLSRSSRPQMFT; encoded by the exons ATGAGGTGCAATGCATGCTGGCGTGAACTGGAAGGGCGTGCGATAACAACCACCTGCGGTCACCTCTTGT GTACTGAAGATGCAAGCAAGATCCTCAGCAATGATGCAGCATGCCCCATTTGTGATCAAGTGCTCTCTAAAAG TCTTATGAAGCCTGTGGAAATCAATCCAAATGATGAATGGACAAAT ATGGCCATGGCTGGACTATCTCCACAGATCT TGATGAAGAGTGCATACCGAAGTGTAATGTTCTTCATTGGGCAGAAGGAACTGGAGATGCAATACAAGATGAACAAAATAGTAGCACAGTGTCGGCAGAAATGCGAGACCATGCAAGAAAAGTTCACTGAAAAACTGGAGCAGGTACATACAGCATACCAAAAAATGGCCAAAAGTTGCCAAATGATGGAGCAGCAGATTGAGAGTTTATCCAAGGATAAGCAAGAACTCCAAGAAAAGTTTTCCGAGAAATCCAG ACAGAAGAGAAAACTTGATGAGATGTATGACCAGTTAAGAAGTGAGTATGAGTCATTAAAACGATCAGCAATCCAACCTGCCAGCAATTTCTATCCTAGAGCCGAACCTGACCTATTCGCAAGTCCAGCTAATATGATGGATAACAGAGATCCCCTCAGACAAG ATCGACCGGTTTTCACTCCTGAAACTCCAGGGCCCAGAGAGGATGTGTGGCCTCAGGCAAGACAGAAGAACTCCAACTCTGGTAATTTTGATGTTTGTGGTAGCCCTCCAGCAAAACAACCATCGACTTACCGTGAAGCTGGCAATAGAAGGCCTGGTGGTCGCCCTCTTTTTGGGGCTGGGGTTGGGGCTGGGTCAGGGGCAGGGGCAGGGACTGGAGGTAGTAACCCTTCCATGACTTTACGAAATCTCATTCTCTCACCAATGAAGCGACCTCAGCTCTCTCGTAGCAGTCGTCCTCAAATGTTCACGTAA
- the LOC122652652 gene encoding E3 ubiquitin-protein ligase CCNB1IP1 homolog isoform X6 produces MRCNACWRELEGRAITTTCGHLLCTEDASKILSNDAACPICDQVLSKSLMKPVEINPNDEWTNMAMAGLSPQILMKSAYRSVMFFIGQKELEMQYKMNKIVAQCRQKCETMQEKFTEKLEQVHTAYQKMAKSCQMMEQQIESLSKDKQELQEKFSEKSRQKRKLDEMYDQLRSEYESLKRSAIQPASNFYPRAEPDLFASPANMMDNRDPLRQGPREDVWPQARQKNSNSGNFDVCGSPPAKQPSTYREAGNRRPGGRPLFGAGVGAGSGAGAGTGGSNPSMTLRNLILSPMKRPQLSRSSRPQMFT; encoded by the exons ATGAGGTGCAATGCATGCTGGCGTGAACTGGAAGGGCGTGCGATAACAACCACCTGCGGTCACCTCTTGT GTACTGAAGATGCAAGCAAGATCCTCAGCAATGATGCAGCATGCCCCATTTGTGATCAAGTGCTCTCTAAAAG TCTTATGAAGCCTGTGGAAATCAATCCAAATGATGAATGGACAAAT ATGGCCATGGCTGGACTATCTCCACAGATCT TGATGAAGAGTGCATACCGAAGTGTAATGTTCTTCATTGGGCAGAAGGAACTGGAGATGCAATACAAGATGAACAAAATAGTAGCACAGTGTCGGCAGAAATGCGAGACCATGCAAGAAAAGTTCACTGAAAAACTGGAGCAGGTACATACAGCATACCAAAAAATGGCCAAAAGTTGCCAAATGATGGAGCAGCAGATTGAGAGTTTATCCAAGGATAAGCAAGAACTCCAAGAAAAGTTTTCCGAGAAATCCAG ACAGAAGAGAAAACTTGATGAGATGTATGACCAGTTAAGAAGTGAGTATGAGTCATTAAAACGATCAGCAATCCAACCTGCCAGCAATTTCTATCCTAGAGCCGAACCTGACCTATTCGCAAGTCCAGCTAATATGATGGATAACAGAGATCCCCTCAGACAAG GGCCCAGAGAGGATGTGTGGCCTCAGGCAAGACAGAAGAACTCCAACTCTGGTAATTTTGATGTTTGTGGTAGCCCTCCAGCAAAACAACCATCGACTTACCGTGAAGCTGGCAATAGAAGGCCTGGTGGTCGCCCTCTTTTTGGGGCTGGGGTTGGGGCTGGGTCAGGGGCAGGGGCAGGGACTGGAGGTAGTAACCCTTCCATGACTTTACGAAATCTCATTCTCTCACCAATGAAGCGACCTCAGCTCTCTCGTAGCAGTCGTCCTCAAATGTTCACGTAA
- the LOC122652652 gene encoding E3 ubiquitin-protein ligase CCNB1IP1 homolog isoform X1, whose protein sequence is MRCNACWRELEGRAITTTCGHLLCTEDASKILSNDAACPICDQVLSKSLMKPVEINPNDEWTNMAMAGLSPQILMKSAYRSVMFFIGQKELEMQYKMNKIVAQCRQKCETMQEKFTEKLEQVHTAYQKMAKSCQMMEQQIESLSKDKQELQEKFSEKSRQKRKLDEMYDQLRSEYESLKRSAIQPASNFYPRAEPDLFASPANMMDNRDPLRQVDLFVADRPVFTPETPGPREDVWPQARQKNSNSGNFDVCGSPPAKQPSTYREAGNRRPGGRPLFGAGVGAGSGAGAGTGGSNPSMTLRNLILSPMKRPQLSRSSRPQMFTF, encoded by the exons ATGAGGTGCAATGCATGCTGGCGTGAACTGGAAGGGCGTGCGATAACAACCACCTGCGGTCACCTCTTGT GTACTGAAGATGCAAGCAAGATCCTCAGCAATGATGCAGCATGCCCCATTTGTGATCAAGTGCTCTCTAAAAG TCTTATGAAGCCTGTGGAAATCAATCCAAATGATGAATGGACAAAT ATGGCCATGGCTGGACTATCTCCACAGATCT TGATGAAGAGTGCATACCGAAGTGTAATGTTCTTCATTGGGCAGAAGGAACTGGAGATGCAATACAAGATGAACAAAATAGTAGCACAGTGTCGGCAGAAATGCGAGACCATGCAAGAAAAGTTCACTGAAAAACTGGAGCAGGTACATACAGCATACCAAAAAATGGCCAAAAGTTGCCAAATGATGGAGCAGCAGATTGAGAGTTTATCCAAGGATAAGCAAGAACTCCAAGAAAAGTTTTCCGAGAAATCCAG ACAGAAGAGAAAACTTGATGAGATGTATGACCAGTTAAGAAGTGAGTATGAGTCATTAAAACGATCAGCAATCCAACCTGCCAGCAATTTCTATCCTAGAGCCGAACCTGACCTATTCGCAAGTCCAGCTAATATGATGGATAACAGAGATCCCCTCAGACAAG TTGATTTATTTGTTGCAGATCGACCGGTTTTCACTCCTGAAACTCCAGGGCCCAGAGAGGATGTGTGGCCTCAGGCAAGACAGAAGAACTCCAACTCTGGTAATTTTGATGTTTGTGGTAGCCCTCCAGCAAAACAACCATCGACTTACCGTGAAGCTGGCAATAGAAGGCCTGGTGGTCGCCCTCTTTTTGGGGCTGGGGTTGGGGCTGGGTCAGGGGCAGGGGCAGGGACTGGAGGTAGTAACCCTTCCATGACTTTACGAAATCTCATTCTCTCACCAATGAAGCGACCTCAGCTCTCTCGTAGCAGTCGTCCTCAAATGTTCAC GTTCTAG